The Lolium rigidum isolate FL_2022 chromosome 1, APGP_CSIRO_Lrig_0.1, whole genome shotgun sequence region cgaagtactcgacgtccccgaggtagccagcgcggcggcgcgcgtcgaactcccacgttccgaaggagatccagttgtaggagttgagcgcgtacgccggatcttcttggagatccggcggcaagatggctcggcggcggcgcacctcgtcccggcgCTCTCAGCCCTCGCGCGACACTGGGGGTACCGGCACacgcctggagttgaggtaccagcctcctccaggCAGGCTTGCGTCCGGCCATGGCGGTTTTCCTCCGAAATGTGGCGCGCGAAGTCGATGCGGACGTACCGCCCGATCCGTGGCTTCTTggcggaccgcgagccgctagcctcgcgGTCGTTCTTGTTCTTGTGTAAGGGCCAGCATATCTTCCCCATGGCGTTGGTGGGGTGGATTGTATTGgctctggcaatggtgtggtcggggaaatgggctccgacagcgtccctttaagaggctcggaagccatatcgccttcaatgtcctgctaccgcgacaccgcccagctgcgcacgctcgcgaaaGCCGAgacgcgccattaacgcggccctggaaAGGCTGCAACACGCCACCCATAAGTAATACCGTGGAGGACGAAGCAGCTGTgcccctgccaggcgggcccgtgcggggGCCGGGCGGACGACCGCTGCGTCCATGGAGACGCAAaactgacgcatatttgggccacgtTTGCATCCGCGGACGgcagtcactatgcgtcgccccgctggaggtggtaccagacgcattttcgggccgggcggacgcaaacggtccctTAGCGTCCGTTGGCATCTCCCCTTAGGATCCATAATGCTTAAACAAAAGTGAACACATGATATACAGACAAGTTTCAAACCATAATGCAGTTAGCTTATGCACATGAGACGAGCATACACCAGATAAAAACACCACTTCATTTTTCCAGGAAACCAGGAGCAAAAAAAGGAATCAtataaaacagcagaaaataaatATGTACAAATGAATGAGAATTATCTTTGTTTCTGTTTTGACAGAGAGGGCTATGGACAATAATGTACACATATGTGCAGACACCCCCAGCCCAGGGCCTAGCTTGCAGCCCTGAAGAGAGGGTTACATGCTCTGTACAACCCCACGGACGGTTATCACAAAGCCGGCAAACTCGCCAGGCTACTCACGTTGGCGAAGGCGATATCAGAACAGAGCGTCAACTGCTGGGTAGAGGTAATCACGTAGACGTCTTTCAGAGTGAAGCCATGGACCACAGGCAAGATGAATCCATGCCCCAGCCGCGAGTTCAGGTATGGCATGCACGCAGTGTTCAGGAAAACCCGTATCACTCCCTGCAAATGAAACATTCGTGAGGAAATAAAATCAGAAACCAGAAGTCcactaggagagtaattcagctcTGCAATAATAATACTGATAAGAAAACAGACAAAATAAATGTGCATAAAGACGGTGGAATACCTGAATCAAAGACATATGAAAATTTCCGATATTACTCCACTTCAAGGACAGGGAGAAATCATTTAACTCAACTCTACCGTATACTTTATTTCCTGATGCCTCCACAACTCCTGAGGCGCTTACGACCTACAATGTTCCAGTTGTTAGAATCCTAATTGGAAATATAACTCTATAATTTGAAATTACGAAAGAAAATATGCTGAAGTTAAGATACTGTTAAAATTGCAAGTAATGATGGCTACAGACTTCCTAAGATTTCTTATTTCCATTCTTGGAGCAATGGAGCAACAAGAGCACATCGTAAGTGAAGTTCAGAATTTGAGGTTTTCTCACCACAGATATGCATGCAACTGGAACTGTCTCCGTGCCATGTAAAACATCAATTATCATGTCCGCGTTAATGGTAGCACCAATATTTTCAGATGTAATCCACATTATTGGGGATGAAGCCATCGAAATGTTCAGGACCATGTCATCATTTGGATAGCTCCAATATAAGCGTGGAATGATAAATTTCCAGCCAGCTGTATTCAGTAGAGATTGATCAGAAACTTTGTCGACAACCCAATGCATGGAACCCGCCTGAAGAAAGAAAAGGGGATAATGTAAAACCCACAAGGTCAAACATTCTTGACGTATTATTGAAAACGTTTGATTACCTTGTAGTAAACATCTAATGCTGAATTGAACACGGTTTCATCGAGTGAAAGCACAAGCATATTTGATGCTCCACCACAAGATAATGAAAGCTGAGGATGCTTCTGCAAATTGCTAGTCTTTGCAACCGCAGAAGTGAACAACCCGTTGATATCAAACTCAATGGAGGAATTTCCGTATTGTGGATCGTTCATGAAAGTCATGTTCAGAGCAGTGATGTTGTCCAGACTGACACTCCTAGGGAGACCTTGAAGAAACGAGTCCAGTTTTGAAGTGCTGCCAATGATATTTTCCGGTACTACCTTCTCAACCGCAGCTCTAATATCATCCTCAAAAGCATTTATTAACCTTCAAAAAGAAGGCCAATAGGAAAAAAATGTTAAAATAGGAGGTTTTATCCTATT contains the following coding sequences:
- the LOC124684290 gene encoding putative BPI/LBP family protein At1g04970 translates to MATHHHLLPLLLLVHLLAPSPAAAQESHISAVIGSSGLAFAKDVLIGEAARSLTPLRLPGAEKSMRVPFLGGVRAAVSNITLFHLDVGDDSALRPGDSGLVVVASGVSANISMAWSYSYDSWYFGPLQISDSGTASILVQGMEVGITMEIKNYNGSLALNVSQCGCYVKDLEISLDGGASWFYQGLINAFEDDIRAAVEKVVPENIIGSTSKLDSFLQGLPRSVSLDNITALNMTFMNDPQYGNSSIEFDINGLFTSAVAKTSNLQKHPQLSLSCGGASNMLVLSLDETVFNSALDVYYKAGSMHWVVDKVSDQSLLNTAGWKFIIPRLYWSYPNDDMVLNISMASSPIMWITSENIGATINADMIIDVLHGTETVPVACISVVVSASGVVEASGNKVYGRVELNDFSLSLKWSNIGNFHMSLIQGVIRVFLNTACMPYLNSRLGHGFILPVVHGFTLKDVYVITSTQQLTLCSDIAFANVSSLASLPAL